GACCAGAGCTTGCTATCAAATATGCTTTTGCATATCCACATGAAGTCCAGGAGTTGTACTGTATACCCTAATCTTGTCAATTAGGACACCGGTCATTAAACTTCAGAGAGATACATGATTTTCTTTGCATATTTGCTGAGATCAGAAGGAATCCAATTCCAGAATGCAACAGACATTAACTGGACAAGGATCAGGTAGTTCATATGCTTATGCCAGTGGCCTTTACCTTAGTAAGGGTCCACAGCCTATTACATACTTTTACTCATTTGCTCGACAGTTATCAAGGCACAAGTCCAGCATATGATAAATTATTTAAGAACAGTACAGTGTCCAgccaaaaaaatatatttttattgctcaAGAGCACTAAGTGCTATCTCTAACTTCATTTAGGGGAAGAATACTACCACAAGTATCTCAACACTTGCAACTACTGCTGGAAGCCTATTTTCCTAACTGAATAGCAAGTATCTTGCAATTTTTATCAAAGACTGAGCTACAGTTAATGAACACAGACTTGGCTGTAAGTTCAAATAAAGCTGTAAAATGAagttatttaagaaaaaaaacctatttGCAAGAAAATCCTTTGAAGCAGTAATTTAGTGTTTGCTATAAGGGTAATATATTTTACTACAAACCAATGTAAGCATGGAAATATCTGAACAACACACAAATGCCGTAGTTACAGGATCTCAGAAATCTGAAATTCACACTTACTGTGATGCCATGATACCTACATTTTGCAAGATTAATCACTCAGTTATAGGTAAGTTGAACAATGTGCAAACGTTCCCAACATTCTAGTAAGAACAACAAGTGCTACTCAACCAAGAGTCTGCTGAGATCTCagtccacaaatacaaaatcacTCTTCATGTCAGCAGCCACAGTGAAGATCCTGAACAATGTCATCCAGTTAGTCAATGCTCCTATAAGATGAAGACAACTATTCTGGCATTCTTCTCATTAATGCTAAGCAAACACCAAAGTGTGAAGAGACATGGATGGGTTACTCTTTAGaggaaactttgttttttaaaaaaatacaatccaCTAAAAATCCCATTATTCCAACCTAATGAGTTCAGAAAGTGCTTCCTGTGAGAACTGAATGAAAGAATGACTGGCATCttgatcttaaacacctttaCATGGAAACAAGTCCCACTGTTTGCAGAAACttacttccacacagctgagatTAAACAGCACAACCCTAATCTTGCAAACGGAACATTCTATTACATGAGCATTTCCCACACTGTGTTACAGTGTCCCTATTtacaaaatactttaaaagcTTTACAACTGTCTTACCATACAAAAAGTGCAATTCTCTCACCCCTTTTTCCGAGGCAACAACATTCTTCATAATTTCTACATAATAGCAGCCTATGGAAGCAAATAAGGTGCTTAGCTtatgctcagaagctaattggttTAAGTACCAAAATGCAGTAGGTCCAGTTTTCTACTATTGCCGAAGTGGTGCTCCGGCCAAATTTGCGAGCTCAATGAGCGCCAGTGCCCCATGCAAACGTTCACGCTGTTCTTGCAGCCGGCTACAAGGGGTTAAATGAGCAGAGTATTTATCCTCGTCCTCGTCATCTTCAGACTGAAGATATTCCATGGGATCTTGCTGCTCTTGGTCAGGCTTATGGGTAGTCTTACTTTTCAGTGCAGGTGTACGCTGTTCTCTCATCTCCCAATATCTGTCAATAAAAATGGAACTTAGCATTATAAGTTGTTACTAAAATATAGCGATTCAGCCCCTGAATGATTTTTATGTAGTTAATCTGAAAAACAACTTTTGTTCTTTTGAAacaaaatcacatttttaaaaacgtCATAGACAGTGGGGTATGAAATATGCCTAAAAATGCCAAGGTAACTAAAAATATAATGTAGAAGCTTCACCCAAATTTAGCAAATTCTAGTCCCTTAATCTTAAATTTATATTAAAGACTTACTTTGCTAACCATTCAGCAACAGCCTTGTTGTCTGCAGTTTGCTTTTTGTTCAACCTATCTGTTGGTTCTTCTCTCCTCAGCTTTGCATATGGATGCTTGGGACAATGACGGTTTGCATGTGTGAATCTGCTTACACATCCTTATTAGAAGAAAACACACAGAACAGTTAGATTCAATGTCATTACACCATTTCCCCTATGCATACATTATTAATTGCCTTTGGTCTGGAAGATTTACTGTAAAAACATGCACTCAGTAGTTATTATGTCTTATACAGACAGCCAAGTCTAATGTGGCTAATATTTTCAAATCAATATGAAGAAGTCAGCTCACCTCCCAGGCTTGTGAACACTGTCCCAGTTTTCTTACTCACAGCCTTTAAAGCCAACATTTCTAACTATAAACATATTATCTGAACAATTTTTCCTTTATGCCACTTCTTCATGGGAGTAGCCCTAGTAAATCTGAATTATGTTTTAAGACGAGGCAAAAATCTATGTGAGCAACACATGGTTCTCATgctgaaaatatattttcttcacCACTGAATTATCTTTCAGTAATTTTATACATATTCCTTACTATTAAAGGATCCAGGCATGACAATCATACTGAAAAGTCCCCAGAGACTCTCACTGTATCAAAGCTCTATTGGCCCCAGTATCTTTTGCCAATGTGCATCAGAGAATCCAATTCATCTTAGTTCATGCAACTCCATCCCAGCTCTAGTAGGTCCTCATTATGACCCGAGGAGCTCTACTTCATGTTTCACCTACATAATCTTATTTTCAGTGATCTACCCCATCACCAGGTATTATTCCGTTGAAGCTTTATGCCTCCTTGGACATTCCAAGATACAAAGCTACATTTTCACTCACATTCTCAACAGTCCCTTGAAAGCTGTTCAAGCAAGCATGAGACAAGCATGAATGCACAGGTTAACTGCTTTCCAGCCTAGTAAATAAAAATGGCCAGACTGGTAACTTTGTGGTTTTATTTACAGGACTGTAATTCATAGAAACATATTTGATTGTAAGTGACAGGCTTACCATTTTCTGCACAAACAAAAGGTTTTTCTCCTGTATGGAGACGCTGGTGTGTCTTCAGTTGTCCACTCTGAACAAAGGCTTTCCCACACTCTGGGTAGTCACACAAATAAGGTCTTTCACCTGGAGAAAAAGTTGAACAGCAACCATGTATTTATTGTTTAACTAGGTCTTACCAGGATCCTTTGAGGAAACCAGAGtaaaactctttcaggaattcTGATTACAATGTGGTCAAAATTATAAGTATTTCTTTACTTTGAAAGAGTGCTAACTTATTGACAATTTTTCAACAATTCAATTGAAGACACCTTCATTTGCACAGTGTTTGGGTATAAACTCCATCTTTGTAATCTCAAGAGCTTGATACAAAGATATATTACTATCAAGTTACCACTGTAGATTCTGAAGCCTTTGAAGGAAAAGCTGCACTTTGGTGCTAAGGCTCCTTTCAGTGAAAGAACACATTAAAAATCAAACTTACAATCAAAACATTGTCTGAACTTAATTCTTACATCAAAGTATACAGTAAACAGATGGGATAGTGGCTGGCAATTATAGAAAGTGACaagaacttaataataataatatttttctgcCATTATCCACAAAAGTATAAAAATACACACAAATGATTAATAATTCCTTAAGACAAGGTTTTCAAATATTTATCACCCAATTAATGTTTCATTATACCTTGAATGTGTATGGTAACgtttatttccatttttcaaaagTAGAGGACAATAATTATTTCCAGTATCATTTCTTCTGATTATTTTATTAGTTACCTCACTATACTACAATTtctaggactccatagcattgagccattggcagttaaagtgctgtcagactgcattcattcaacgACATACATACTGCTATAGACTGACATGCTAAAAAATGCCACCATGTTGTATATTCTGCTTTGCCACTATCAAAtgcatttccattttttcttcaaAGTTTCAACAAAACTCCTTGTTTGTTTTTGGCTGCATAGGAATTCCACTTACCAGTGTGGGTTCTTCTGTGTGCCTGTAAAGACTTCTCTCGCGGGAAGACTCTGTTGCAAACATTACAGCGAATCCTACTCGAAGAATGTTCACCTTCACTTATTAGATCTCGGACTGTATCTGCTCTTGGACGGCCACGTCTGATTCCATCCTAATAAAGTTAACAGGCCATGATTAAAACACTGATACTTgtagaaagaaatacagacatATTTCTAATGAAATCAATTGGTGTGGAAGAGACCTAAACTCGTAAGTAGGGATGTTTGCCACATGTCTTGGAAGCTCCATGCTTTGAAATGTATCCTTTAGCACGTGAAGGTAAACACACAAATTTGCCCTATCCAGGAAGGAACAATGTATCCTATATTGGTATGTATTTAATACAATACAGGTTAagatcccttatctggaattctgaaattctCCACATGGCCATCTTTGCTTTCAGATGGTTCGAGGTACATAAATTTTGTATCACATGCAAAATGATTTATATTTACTTGTATTTTATAAAgatgtatatgaagcataaatgaatgtGTTTAGTCGTGGACTGTAGCTGTAAGGTATTTCAAAATGTACAGGTAATCCTAAACCTGAAATCTAAAAActcctggtcccaagcatttccaaTTTGTAATCTGATTGCTTGGGCAAAAAACCACCATGGTTTTGGATTATGAAGCGTTAATAGTTTGAACCCCCACCCTGACACATAGCACTCACACgtcctgcactttatcccatgccctctctccattactgcagccAGCACTTATTTCATTCCAATGTTTACAGCCCAGCTATGGTGCcagtcacatgctctcagcccCAGGGGCCGGCAAAAAACCAATCTTGCTGAGATTGTAATAGGGTtaccataaattggaaaaataCACAAAGGGTAAACCTGATGCAGGTTGACATATTAATGGCCATGGCACAATGTTATAGAAccatgggagtggtagttttgcaaagtcttgagcctcctctgctgcctcaccaaactacaa
This genomic interval from Anolis sagrei isolate rAnoSag1 chromosome 2, rAnoSag1.mat, whole genome shotgun sequence contains the following:
- the ZNF367 gene encoding zinc finger protein 367; the encoded protein is MSVLLRPAESPQRVLVSVIKTTPVKRPREEEEAATALAPLVPTSPGFSEFMVYPWRWGENAHNVTLSPPPQALPRGGGGAAPEARAAATREDEEAGSPDSGLGGHLRDGIRRGRPRADTVRDLISEGEHSSSRIRCNVCNRVFPREKSLQAHRRTHTGERPYLCDYPECGKAFVQSGQLKTHQRLHTGEKPFVCAENGCVSRFTHANRHCPKHPYAKLRREEPTDRLNKKQTADNKAVAEWLAKYWEMREQRTPALKSKTTHKPDQEQQDPMEYLQSEDDEDEDKYSAHLTPCSRLQEQRERLHGALALIELANLAGAPLRQ